Proteins co-encoded in one Octopus bimaculoides isolate UCB-OBI-ISO-001 chromosome 7, ASM119413v2, whole genome shotgun sequence genomic window:
- the LOC106882603 gene encoding putative fatty acyl-CoA reductase CG5065 isoform X1 produces the protein METKPLPSVAEYYAGKCMFITGATGFIGKVLIEKLLRCCPGIKTIYMLMRPKKGQSIDERFQDLLHSRPFDKLWKERPDFHRVLHPIEGDIMEEKLGLKDRDSKLLSEEVEIVFHSAATIRFDEHISFSSNQSIKK, from the exons ATGGAAACAAAACCTTTACCATCTGTTGCTGAATATTATGCAGGCAAATGCATGTTTATCACTGGAGCAACTGGATTTATTGGTAAAGTCCTCATTGAAAAGTTGCTCAGATGTTGTCCTGGTATAAAGACTATTTATATGCTAATGCGACCGAAGAAAGGCCAAAGTATTGATGAGCGGTTCCAAGATTTGTTGCACAGTCGT CCTTTTGACAAATTATGGAAAGAGCGACCAGACTTTCACCGTGTCTTACACCCAATAGAAGGTGACATTATGGAAGAGAAATTGGGACTAAAAGACAGAGATAGTAAACTGCTATCTGAAGAAGTAGAGATTGTTTTCCACAGTGCAGCAACAATTAGATTTGATGAACATATCAG
- the LOC106882603 gene encoding putative fatty acyl-CoA reductase CG5065 isoform X2, producing the protein METKPLPSVAEYYAGKCMFITGATGFIGKVLIEKLLRCCPGIKTIYMLMRPKKGQSIDERFQDLLHSRPFDKLWKERPDFHRVLHPIEGDIMEEKLGLKDRDSKLLSEEVEIVFHSAATIRFDEHISY; encoded by the exons ATGGAAACAAAACCTTTACCATCTGTTGCTGAATATTATGCAGGCAAATGCATGTTTATCACTGGAGCAACTGGATTTATTGGTAAAGTCCTCATTGAAAAGTTGCTCAGATGTTGTCCTGGTATAAAGACTATTTATATGCTAATGCGACCGAAGAAAGGCCAAAGTATTGATGAGCGGTTCCAAGATTTGTTGCACAGTCGT CCTTTTGACAAATTATGGAAAGAGCGACCAGACTTTCACCGTGTCTTACACCCAATAGAAGGTGACATTATGGAAGAGAAATTGGGACTAAAAGACAGAGATAGTAAACTGCTATCTGAAGAAGTAGAGATTGTTTTCCACAGTGCAGCAACAATTAGATTTGATGAACATATCAG